From one Catenuloplanes nepalensis genomic stretch:
- a CDS encoding sulfatase family protein, with the protein MGSLWRAAGAALVTLGLAVTCEPGPGVGPATPEVTAGRPNIVFVLTDDLTVDLLRFMPQVRRLAAEGVSFSNYVVTNSLCCPSRASILTGRFPHNTGVLANAGPAGGFPVFRRRGNEEDTFATGLRAAGYRTALFGKYLNGYDPASGHVPPGWDEWAVAGNAYAQVGYALNENGRIRGYGGQYLTGVLGAKAESFIRTSAQRKQPFLVEISTFAPHSPFAPAPQDANAFPGLTAPRGPAFDRLPVNPPPWLAGRPPLNDAQRGRIDDAYRKRAQSVLSIDRMIGGLRATLAETGVADDTVLVFSSDNGFHLGEYRLTVGKQTAFETDVRVPLIMSGPGVEKGRRVAETAENIDLRPTFDALAGADTPPDVDGRSLLSLISTAREDRDALPPPSAATPGSRGPLSLTSSGIPVYSGMPKGSGIPEDSGIVGAGWRTAALIEHHHPESGSPESGSPESRPDDPDRQKVIPESYVALRTPEWTFVRYASGAREFYDRRTDPHQLRNTAAALSPARRAALDAALTALATCRGAVACDKAAMVRA; encoded by the coding sequence GTGGGGTCTCTGTGGCGGGCCGCCGGGGCGGCGTTGGTGACGCTGGGCCTGGCGGTGACCTGTGAGCCGGGGCCGGGGGTGGGGCCGGCGACGCCGGAGGTGACCGCCGGGCGGCCGAACATCGTGTTCGTGCTGACCGACGACCTGACCGTGGACCTGCTGCGGTTCATGCCGCAGGTGCGGAGGCTGGCGGCGGAGGGCGTGTCGTTCTCGAACTACGTGGTCACGAACTCGCTGTGCTGCCCGTCGCGCGCGTCGATCCTCACCGGCAGGTTTCCGCACAACACCGGCGTGCTCGCGAACGCGGGGCCGGCCGGCGGCTTTCCGGTGTTCCGGCGGCGGGGCAACGAGGAGGACACGTTCGCGACCGGGCTGCGCGCGGCCGGATATCGCACCGCGCTGTTCGGCAAGTACCTCAACGGCTACGACCCCGCGTCCGGGCACGTGCCGCCGGGATGGGACGAGTGGGCGGTCGCCGGCAACGCGTACGCGCAGGTCGGATACGCACTCAACGAGAACGGGCGGATCCGCGGGTACGGCGGGCAGTACCTCACCGGCGTGCTCGGTGCGAAGGCCGAGTCGTTCATCCGGACCTCCGCGCAGCGCAAACAGCCGTTCCTGGTGGAGATCTCCACGTTCGCGCCGCACTCGCCGTTCGCGCCGGCGCCGCAGGACGCGAACGCGTTCCCGGGACTGACCGCGCCGCGCGGGCCCGCGTTCGACCGGCTGCCGGTGAACCCGCCGCCGTGGCTGGCCGGCCGGCCGCCGCTCAACGACGCGCAGCGGGGCAGGATCGACGACGCCTACCGCAAGCGCGCGCAGTCGGTGCTGTCGATCGACCGGATGATCGGCGGGCTGCGGGCCACGCTGGCGGAGACCGGCGTCGCGGACGACACCGTGCTCGTGTTCAGCTCGGACAACGGGTTCCACCTCGGCGAGTACCGGCTGACCGTGGGGAAGCAGACCGCGTTCGAGACGGACGTCCGCGTACCGCTGATCATGTCTGGTCCCGGGGTCGAGAAAGGCAGGAGGGTTGCGGAGACCGCGGAGAACATCGATCTGCGGCCCACGTTCGACGCGTTGGCCGGCGCTGATACGCCGCCGGACGTGGACGGCCGCAGCCTCCTGTCGTTGATCTCCACGGCGCGGGAAGACCGTGACGCGCTACCGCCGCCCTCCGCGGCCACGCCGGGGTCCCGCGGTCCGCTGTCACTGACCTCCTCCGGAATTCCGGTGTACTCCGGGATGCCGAAGGGCTCCGGAATTCCGGAGGACTCCGGTATCGTGGGGGCCGGTTGGAGAACCGCCGCGCTGATCGAGCACCATCATCCAGAGTCGGGCAGTCCAGAGTCGGGCAGTCCGGAGTCACGTCCGGACGATCCGGATCGGCAGAAGGTGATTCCGGAGTCCTATGTGGCACTCCGGACTCCGGAGTGGACGTTCGTGCGTTACGCGAGCGGCGCACGCGAGTTCTACGACCGCCGCACCGACCCGCACCAGCTGCGCAACACCGCGGCGGCGCTCAGCCCGGCCCGCCGGGCGGCGTTGGACGCGGCGCTGACCGCGCTGGCGACGTGCAGAGGCGCCGTGGCCTGCGACAAGGCCGCGATGGTGCGTGCCTGA
- a CDS encoding glycoside hydrolase family 9 protein has protein sequence MRPPLRTATALAAALLLAAGSLTVTPSPASAAAASYIRLNQVGYQADQEKIAYLMGTTAQSAAAFSVVSSAGATVRSGRVGTSRGSWNSAYNAVLPIDFTDVTTPGTYTIQISGVGTSAAFEIGSRADLYAPVSRAMSTFFQTQRDGANVIPGALNRQPSHPDDVSATVYNVPTFQDGSDVIVGNLSAISNTPKVDVSGGWFDAGDYLKFTHTTAYAVGALQVAERSGSTDPARAAEIEHAMAWLDKMWDETDNVLYVQVGLGGGNSAGTFAGDHGDWRLPEADSTITDRAGTGKYYLRYRPVLRANAPGAQISPNLAGRVSAAFALSAQRHAASDPARAASDLAKAAAIYGKAQISNPPSKLVTAYPFAFYPETVWRDDIVYAATELARAGRALGDSRAQGWLNQAALHAKNYIEEGGSTLNLYDVGGIALPDLAEELTATGTTGFAVTPESIRQHQQARLDEAVARANADRFRAGAEYANYDSTSYTLGLIAQATRYDEVFGTSTYRAFAQSQANWALGGNPWGVSLIVGVGDTFPKCPHHQVADLSGTGAILTGAAVNGPNGEDEFEGLETSESCPVDGVDQYAAFSGNGARYLDDTEAWMSNEPAIDFTATGLLAFALLGKGTGGGTDPDPDPDPQPEVKKDTVAVFRAAEHRVFIRNSLTTGPADAYVTVGVAGDVGFTGDWDGDGVDGIGFWNPSTRTVYLRNSFTGDGPADHKFVASFATASDVPLVGDWDGNGTDTFATWRPGDRTVRIRNTHDGGATQVGVPFGASTDTILVGDWDGDGQDSLGYYRPGERRFALRDQLEGTAAPETQFVYGGNGDKPVVGDWNGDGKDTAGVFRSPNSWFLKNSNAPGNADYAEFTFGQTGDKPMAGDWVRDGAPPPAGQTPGQIAAAKGFYTDPDSNPLKWVAENPGDARMPAIRDNLATKAGARWFGDWSGDVRAATDAYVDGASAAGKVPILVAYNIPKRDCDGQSAGGAASAAAYRTWITEFAAGVAGRPAIVVLEPDAVTQVDCLSAAQMTERFGLVTHAVDAFGGQTWTYIDAGNAGWIAAETIAERLGRSGIANAHGFAVNTSNFWPTADSTTYANDINANLGSAKPFVIDTSRNGNGHKDDWCNPDGVKLGETSRVNTSGGAEMLLWLKVPGDSDGPDCGRIRNLPAGTFSPDYAMWLISGS, from the coding sequence ATGAGACCACCGCTCCGAACCGCCACCGCCCTCGCCGCAGCGTTACTGCTCGCGGCCGGGAGCCTGACCGTCACACCGTCACCCGCGTCCGCCGCCGCGGCCTCCTACATCCGGCTCAACCAGGTCGGCTACCAGGCCGACCAGGAGAAGATCGCGTACCTGATGGGTACGACCGCGCAGTCCGCCGCCGCGTTCAGCGTGGTCAGCTCCGCCGGCGCCACGGTCAGGTCCGGCCGGGTCGGCACCAGCCGCGGCTCCTGGAACAGCGCGTACAACGCGGTGCTGCCGATCGACTTCACCGACGTCACCACCCCCGGCACCTACACGATCCAGATCAGCGGCGTGGGTACGTCGGCGGCGTTCGAGATCGGCAGCCGCGCCGACCTGTACGCGCCGGTCTCCCGCGCGATGAGCACGTTCTTCCAGACCCAGCGCGACGGCGCGAACGTGATCCCCGGCGCGCTGAACCGGCAGCCGTCCCACCCGGACGACGTGTCCGCCACCGTCTACAACGTGCCCACGTTCCAGGACGGCAGCGACGTGATCGTCGGCAACCTCAGCGCGATCAGCAACACGCCGAAGGTGGACGTCTCCGGCGGCTGGTTCGACGCCGGCGACTACCTCAAGTTCACCCACACCACCGCGTACGCGGTCGGCGCGCTACAGGTCGCGGAGCGTTCCGGCAGCACCGACCCGGCCCGCGCCGCGGAGATCGAGCACGCGATGGCGTGGCTCGACAAGATGTGGGACGAGACCGACAACGTCCTCTACGTGCAGGTCGGCCTGGGCGGCGGCAACAGCGCGGGCACCTTCGCCGGCGACCACGGCGACTGGCGGCTGCCGGAGGCGGACTCCACGATCACCGACCGGGCCGGGACCGGGAAGTACTACCTGCGCTACCGGCCGGTGCTGCGGGCGAACGCGCCCGGCGCGCAGATCAGCCCGAACCTGGCCGGGCGGGTCTCGGCCGCGTTCGCACTCTCCGCGCAGCGGCACGCGGCCAGCGACCCCGCGCGGGCCGCGTCCGACCTGGCGAAGGCCGCCGCGATCTACGGCAAGGCGCAGATCAGCAACCCGCCGTCGAAGCTGGTCACCGCGTACCCGTTCGCCTTCTACCCGGAGACGGTGTGGCGGGACGACATCGTCTACGCCGCGACCGAGCTGGCCCGGGCCGGCCGCGCGCTCGGTGACTCCCGTGCGCAGGGCTGGCTCAACCAGGCCGCGCTGCACGCGAAGAACTACATCGAGGAGGGCGGAAGCACGCTCAACCTCTACGACGTGGGCGGCATCGCGCTGCCCGACCTGGCTGAGGAGCTCACCGCGACCGGCACCACCGGGTTCGCGGTCACGCCGGAGAGCATCCGGCAGCACCAGCAGGCGCGGCTGGACGAGGCCGTCGCCCGGGCGAACGCGGACCGCTTCCGGGCCGGTGCGGAGTATGCGAACTACGACTCCACCTCGTACACGCTGGGCCTGATCGCGCAGGCCACCCGGTACGACGAGGTCTTCGGCACGAGCACCTACCGGGCGTTCGCGCAGTCGCAGGCGAACTGGGCGCTGGGCGGCAACCCGTGGGGTGTCTCGCTGATCGTCGGCGTCGGTGACACGTTCCCGAAGTGCCCGCACCACCAGGTCGCGGATTTGAGCGGCACCGGCGCGATCCTGACCGGGGCCGCGGTCAACGGCCCGAACGGCGAGGACGAGTTCGAGGGTCTGGAGACCAGCGAGTCGTGCCCGGTCGACGGCGTCGATCAGTACGCGGCCTTCTCCGGCAACGGGGCGCGGTACCTGGACGACACCGAGGCGTGGATGAGCAACGAGCCGGCGATCGACTTCACGGCCACCGGGCTGCTGGCGTTCGCGCTACTCGGCAAGGGCACCGGCGGCGGCACGGACCCGGATCCCGACCCGGATCCGCAGCCCGAGGTCAAGAAGGACACGGTCGCGGTCTTCCGGGCCGCGGAGCACCGGGTCTTCATCCGCAACAGCCTCACCACCGGGCCGGCGGACGCCTACGTCACCGTGGGCGTGGCCGGTGACGTGGGCTTCACCGGGGACTGGGACGGCGACGGCGTGGACGGCATCGGGTTCTGGAACCCGTCGACGAGGACCGTCTATCTACGCAACTCGTTCACCGGGGACGGGCCGGCCGACCACAAATTCGTGGCGTCGTTCGCGACCGCCTCCGACGTACCGCTGGTCGGCGACTGGGACGGCAACGGCACGGACACGTTCGCGACCTGGCGGCCCGGCGACCGGACCGTGCGGATCCGCAACACGCACGACGGTGGGGCGACCCAGGTCGGGGTGCCGTTCGGCGCGTCGACGGACACGATCCTGGTCGGCGACTGGGACGGCGACGGCCAGGACAGTCTCGGCTACTACCGGCCCGGCGAGCGCCGCTTCGCGCTGCGCGACCAGCTGGAGGGCACGGCCGCGCCAGAGACGCAGTTCGTCTACGGCGGCAACGGCGACAAGCCCGTAGTCGGTGACTGGAACGGCGACGGCAAGGACACGGCCGGCGTGTTCCGGTCACCGAACAGCTGGTTCCTGAAGAACAGCAACGCGCCCGGCAACGCCGACTACGCGGAGTTCACGTTCGGGCAGACCGGCGACAAGCCGATGGCCGGTGACTGGGTGCGGGACGGCGCGCCGCCGCCCGCCGGGCAGACGCCGGGGCAGATCGCGGCCGCGAAGGGCTTCTACACCGACCCGGACTCCAACCCGCTGAAATGGGTGGCGGAGAACCCGGGCGACGCGCGTATGCCGGCGATCCGCGACAACCTGGCCACCAAGGCGGGCGCACGCTGGTTCGGGGACTGGAGCGGTGACGTGCGGGCCGCGACCGACGCCTACGTCGACGGTGCGAGCGCCGCGGGGAAGGTGCCGATCCTGGTCGCGTACAACATCCCGAAACGCGACTGCGACGGTCAGTCCGCGGGCGGTGCGGCGAGCGCGGCCGCGTACCGGACGTGGATCACCGAGTTCGCCGCCGGCGTGGCCGGGCGGCCGGCGATCGTGGTCCTGGAGCCGGACGCGGTCACCCAGGTCGACTGCCTCTCCGCAGCGCAGATGACCGAGCGGTTCGGGCTGGTCACGCACGCGGTCGACGCGTTCGGCGGCCAGACCTGGACGTACATCGACGCGGGCAACGCCGGCTGGATCGCGGCGGAGACGATCGCGGAGCGGCTGGGCCGGTCCGGGATCGCGAACGCGCACGGGTTCGCGGTGAACACGTCGAACTTCTGGCCCACCGCGGACTCCACCACGTACGCGAACGACATCAACGCGAATCTGGGCTCGGCCAAGCCGTTCGTGATCGATACCAGCCGCAACGGCAACGGGCACAAGGACGACTGGTGCAACCCGGACGGTGTGAAGCTCGGCGAGACCTCGCGGGTGAACACCTCGGGCGGCGCGGAGATGCTGCTCTGGCTGAAGGTGCCGGGTGACTCCGACGGCCCCGACTGCGGCCGGATCAGGAACCTCCCGGCCGGTACGTTCAGCCCCGACTACGCCATGTGGCTGATCAGCGGAAGTTGA
- a CDS encoding AfsR/SARP family transcriptional regulator, with product MTEALEFGVLGPLRMWPPGADATLTAPRLRGLLTLLLVEPEPVPVGQAGAAFGGTRTAGPVHVAIHRLRRWLGEHGGPRLELTPAGYRLDVPVEAVDAGRFRRLVADGRARRDTGTLIEALELWRGPVAADAPHGLRQRYAVRTLDRVRREVTTEVAVACLADGTAHRSLPVVERMAESAPLDELAQSLRALTLAACGLQAEALDVIARTTRLLADELGVDAGQHLAEARLRVLRQDYSQLPLISHMA from the coding sequence ATGACCGAAGCGCTGGAGTTCGGTGTGCTGGGGCCGCTGCGGATGTGGCCGCCGGGCGCCGACGCCACGCTGACCGCGCCGAGACTGCGCGGGCTGCTCACGCTGCTGCTGGTGGAACCGGAACCGGTGCCGGTGGGGCAGGCCGGGGCCGCGTTCGGCGGGACGCGCACGGCCGGGCCGGTGCACGTGGCGATCCATCGGCTGCGGCGCTGGCTGGGCGAGCACGGCGGCCCGCGGCTGGAGCTGACGCCGGCCGGCTACCGGCTGGACGTGCCCGTGGAGGCCGTCGACGCCGGCCGGTTCCGGCGGCTGGTCGCGGACGGCCGGGCCCGGCGGGACACCGGCACCCTGATCGAGGCGCTGGAGCTGTGGCGCGGCCCGGTCGCGGCCGACGCGCCACACGGCCTCCGCCAGCGGTACGCGGTGCGTACCCTGGACCGGGTGCGCCGTGAGGTGACCACCGAGGTCGCGGTCGCCTGCCTGGCCGACGGCACCGCGCACCGGTCACTGCCGGTGGTCGAGCGGATGGCGGAGTCCGCGCCGCTGGACGAGCTGGCCCAGTCACTGCGCGCGCTCACGCTCGCCGCGTGCGGGCTCCAGGCGGAGGCGCTGGACGTGATCGCCCGGACCACCCGGCTGCTCGCGGACGAGCTGGGCGTGGACGCGGGACAGCACCTGGCGGAGGCCCGTCTCCGGGTCCTCCGCCAGGACTATTCTCAACTTCCGCTGATCAGCCACATGGCGTAG
- a CDS encoding CU044_2847 family protein — MPQLTPFELVSGRQIFVEVEDEQTVVRVGGRREAVTGDAASTLVGALSDVREAADEAISELSRMSAAPARIELAFGVKLTAEAKAVIAKAGAEAQFTVTVVWERGPGDPA, encoded by the coding sequence ATGCCTCAACTCACGCCGTTCGAGCTCGTCTCCGGACGACAGATCTTCGTCGAGGTGGAGGACGAGCAGACCGTGGTGCGCGTCGGAGGCCGCCGCGAGGCGGTCACCGGGGATGCCGCGTCCACGCTGGTCGGCGCGCTGTCCGACGTCCGGGAGGCGGCCGACGAGGCGATATCGGAACTGAGCCGGATGTCGGCCGCGCCGGCCCGCATCGAGTTGGCGTTCGGTGTGAAGCTGACAGCCGAGGCGAAGGCGGTCATCGCGAAGGCCGGGGCCGAGGCGCAGTTCACGGTGACCGTCGTCTGGGAGCGCGGCCCGGGTGATCCGGCTTGA
- a CDS encoding VMAP-C domain-containing protein codes for MNADSWRVRITAPDGHQLGGGVLISDNIVLTCAHIFTDAGIHPPLAEAGVRATFPFSSSGSSFELEAMPEGWFPAVQPEDGGDIAVLRLIGDVPAGVVPAPLASVSGRHGATVAVFGGEDDMTRGRWVSQRLGRAAGPNAEWLQLDGADGASAVRSGFSGGGIVHTGSGTDVEPVIGLVVAAGVGRAGHLSWMIPLDVVARYWRPLAGLMQGERRAGAQDDAAVGDRLVRALAGLHSVRDRGTLRRIVELLPDVVRMELGARAGTPSVDEIVEVCRRWSGGLRDLIHTVAYFERDINGGRQDLTDGIITEFGGHDLQPERPPARYSGALQPEHRKLLVNALRGFERLRSPVARRVFLEMLVDDVSEGSGARLSIEVSADLVVDIHEIVNKCHGIPGAPQKMLAILRNFCDDERPALDNLALQIGTVYLEALLTDAERAAILGLLRDLPVEVLDRAYAQCLPAFALRQGGPLAAGDYLRQVERMTAPDGLPRVIVFAEHVAGRAETVRGPLRAWSDRLAIRMRIVRDQIEDLRRGIVVGDEAPEPSYLVCRITPDGVDPHQYVYSATIQIGSGPARALASSDDAADLATTKTKIGSTLKTVPRELNYNLDALTVELVLPRSLLTEPVDQWQFRDTQPYVLGQRRRLVIRSYERMSSDRDDLWPQWFEKWRAVEDQMTTGTHVMVFTADSGAMAEPDIRRLSSPDVTLLALGRPPYERADLETPDAITAALSEGVPFVIWCRDGKLSTEFRRTLETFLHHKPVRDLPNQVFRWRRQTDEAGDDVARFAGELSLVACDATRGSHVALRYLNSPRRG; via the coding sequence TTGAACGCCGACTCCTGGCGAGTCCGGATCACCGCTCCTGACGGTCATCAACTCGGCGGCGGCGTCCTCATCTCTGACAACATCGTTCTGACCTGCGCACACATCTTCACGGACGCCGGCATCCATCCGCCGCTGGCCGAGGCCGGGGTGCGGGCCACCTTTCCGTTCTCGTCCTCCGGCTCGTCGTTCGAGCTGGAGGCGATGCCCGAGGGGTGGTTTCCGGCTGTCCAGCCGGAGGACGGCGGTGACATCGCGGTGCTGCGTCTGATCGGCGACGTTCCGGCCGGCGTGGTGCCGGCGCCGCTCGCGTCGGTCTCCGGGCGGCACGGCGCGACGGTCGCGGTGTTCGGGGGAGAGGACGACATGACGCGTGGCCGCTGGGTGAGCCAGCGGCTCGGTCGTGCCGCCGGGCCGAACGCCGAGTGGCTGCAGCTCGACGGGGCCGACGGTGCGAGCGCGGTGCGGAGTGGCTTCAGCGGCGGCGGCATAGTGCACACCGGCTCCGGCACCGACGTCGAGCCGGTGATCGGCCTGGTGGTCGCCGCCGGTGTCGGCCGGGCGGGCCACCTCTCCTGGATGATCCCGCTCGACGTCGTCGCACGGTACTGGCGGCCGCTGGCCGGCCTGATGCAGGGTGAGCGCCGGGCCGGCGCCCAGGACGATGCGGCGGTCGGCGATCGTCTGGTGCGCGCCCTGGCCGGCCTGCACAGCGTGCGCGATCGGGGGACGCTGCGCCGGATAGTCGAGCTCCTGCCGGACGTGGTGCGGATGGAGCTGGGTGCGCGGGCGGGCACGCCGTCGGTGGACGAGATCGTCGAGGTGTGCCGGCGCTGGTCGGGCGGTCTCCGAGACCTGATCCACACGGTGGCGTACTTCGAGCGGGACATCAACGGGGGCCGCCAGGATCTCACCGACGGGATCATCACCGAGTTCGGTGGTCACGACCTGCAGCCGGAGCGACCGCCGGCGCGCTACTCCGGCGCGCTCCAGCCCGAGCACCGCAAGCTGCTGGTCAACGCGCTCCGTGGGTTCGAACGGCTGCGCAGCCCCGTCGCCCGGCGGGTCTTCCTCGAGATGCTGGTCGACGACGTGTCAGAGGGCAGCGGCGCCCGGCTGAGCATCGAGGTCTCCGCCGATCTCGTGGTGGACATCCACGAGATCGTCAACAAGTGTCACGGCATCCCGGGTGCGCCGCAGAAGATGCTGGCGATCCTTCGGAACTTCTGCGACGACGAGCGGCCGGCGCTGGACAACCTCGCGCTGCAGATCGGGACGGTCTACCTGGAGGCGCTGCTCACCGACGCGGAGCGGGCGGCGATCCTGGGCCTGCTGCGGGACCTGCCGGTGGAGGTGCTGGATCGCGCGTATGCGCAGTGTCTGCCGGCGTTCGCGTTGAGGCAGGGCGGACCGCTCGCGGCCGGCGACTATCTGCGCCAAGTGGAGCGCATGACCGCGCCCGACGGCCTGCCGAGGGTCATCGTGTTCGCGGAGCACGTGGCCGGACGTGCCGAGACGGTTCGCGGCCCGCTTCGGGCCTGGTCGGACCGGCTGGCCATCCGCATGCGGATCGTCCGTGACCAGATCGAGGACCTGCGCCGGGGCATCGTCGTCGGCGACGAGGCGCCGGAGCCGTCGTACCTGGTCTGCCGGATCACGCCGGACGGCGTCGATCCCCACCAGTACGTCTACTCGGCCACGATCCAGATCGGCTCCGGTCCGGCACGCGCGCTCGCGAGCTCGGACGACGCGGCGGATCTGGCCACCACGAAAACGAAGATCGGAAGCACGCTCAAGACCGTTCCGCGCGAATTGAACTACAACCTGGACGCGCTGACCGTGGAGCTGGTGCTGCCGCGATCGCTGCTGACCGAGCCTGTTGATCAATGGCAGTTCCGGGATACGCAACCATATGTCCTCGGCCAGCGTCGCCGGCTGGTCATCCGCAGCTACGAGCGGATGAGCAGCGATCGCGATGATCTGTGGCCGCAATGGTTCGAGAAGTGGCGCGCGGTCGAAGACCAAATGACCACGGGAACGCACGTCATGGTTTTCACCGCGGATTCCGGGGCCATGGCGGAGCCCGATATCCGTCGACTAAGCTCGCCCGACGTGACCCTGCTCGCGCTCGGCCGCCCGCCCTATGAACGGGCAGATCTCGAAACGCCGGATGCGATCACCGCGGCCCTCTCCGAAGGAGTGCCATTCGTCATCTGGTGCCGAGACGGAAAGCTTTCAACGGAATTCCGGCGCACTCTCGAAACTTTCCTTCATCACAAGCCTGTTCGGGATCTGCCGAATCAGGTGTTCCGGTGGCGCCGCCAGACGGACGAGGCCGGAGACGATGTCGCCCGGTTCGCCGGCGAGCTCAGTCTCGTCGCGTGTGACGCCACCCGCGGCTCGCACGTTGCCCTCAGATACCTCAACTCACCGCGAAGAGGATGA
- a CDS encoding AAA family ATPase, with the protein MTDEPLPGDAGWKIYRGDGRRHDGISRLPDAPPWRRFDGETLPPAEDATGPGQTDHRPGADLRAEAYRPDPELADMVNAAIYLRRPLLVTGKPGTGKSTLALSVAWELQLGPVLYWPVTSRSQVQESLYRYDAVGRLQKANLQRLRDEEPSAGAAEFIGLGPLGTALVARDRPRVLLVDEFDKGDIDLPNDLLNVLEEGEFTIPELARERSAEPVPVVAADGTTVQVRNGRVRCHAFPVIIITSNGEREFPHAFRRRCLHARISAPSRAKLETIVREQLGAPATAEVEALFNRFIAERDAADLPTDRLLNAIYLALSGLTSDQQASRRVIDNLFAPPGSEAS; encoded by the coding sequence GTGACGGACGAGCCCCTGCCCGGCGACGCCGGCTGGAAGATCTATCGCGGCGACGGCCGGCGGCACGACGGCATCTCAAGGCTGCCCGACGCTCCGCCGTGGCGCCGGTTCGACGGCGAGACGCTCCCTCCGGCAGAGGACGCCACCGGTCCCGGGCAGACCGACCACCGGCCCGGCGCCGATCTGCGAGCGGAGGCGTACCGGCCCGATCCCGAGCTGGCTGACATGGTCAACGCCGCGATTTACCTGCGCCGGCCGCTGCTGGTCACCGGCAAGCCCGGCACCGGCAAGTCCACGCTCGCGCTCAGCGTCGCCTGGGAACTGCAGTTGGGTCCCGTGCTCTACTGGCCGGTGACGAGCCGGTCCCAGGTGCAGGAGAGCCTCTACCGGTACGACGCGGTCGGCCGCCTGCAGAAGGCGAACCTGCAACGCCTGCGCGACGAGGAGCCGTCGGCCGGAGCGGCCGAATTCATCGGTCTGGGACCCTTGGGCACCGCACTGGTGGCCCGGGACCGGCCTCGCGTCCTGCTCGTCGACGAGTTCGACAAGGGCGACATCGACCTGCCCAACGACCTGCTCAACGTGCTCGAGGAGGGCGAGTTCACCATTCCGGAACTGGCCCGTGAGCGGTCCGCGGAGCCGGTGCCGGTGGTCGCGGCGGACGGCACGACGGTGCAGGTCAGGAACGGCCGGGTGCGGTGCCACGCGTTCCCGGTCATCATCATCACCAGCAACGGCGAGCGCGAGTTCCCGCACGCGTTCCGGCGGCGGTGCCTGCACGCGCGGATCAGCGCGCCGAGCCGGGCGAAGCTCGAGACGATCGTTCGCGAGCAGCTCGGCGCGCCGGCGACCGCGGAGGTCGAGGCGCTGTTCAACCGGTTCATCGCCGAACGGGACGCGGCCGACCTGCCGACCGACCGCCTGCTCAACGCCATCTACCTCGCGCTGTCCGGATTGACGAGCGATCAGCAGGCGAGCCGGCGAGTGATCGACAACCTCTTCGCGCCGCCCGGTAGCGAGGCCTCGTAG